Proteins found in one Aquibium microcysteis genomic segment:
- a CDS encoding ABA4-like family protein: MDADLIFGAAGMLAMAGWLALLASPLVPRLADAIAVQAIPLTLSVAYAGLILAFWTSGEGGFDSLDNVARLFETRELLLAGWLHYLAFDLFVGAWIVRTARSEAVPFWMVLPCLPATFLFGPAGYLAFAMIRYARAGATPAAA, translated from the coding sequence ATGGACGCAGACCTGATCTTCGGTGCTGCCGGCATGCTGGCCATGGCCGGATGGCTCGCGCTCCTGGCGAGCCCGCTGGTACCGCGCCTCGCCGACGCCATTGCCGTCCAAGCCATCCCGCTGACGCTCTCGGTCGCCTATGCCGGGCTGATCCTCGCCTTCTGGACGTCGGGAGAGGGCGGGTTCGACAGCCTCGACAACGTGGCAAGACTGTTCGAGACGCGTGAGCTGCTCTTGGCCGGCTGGCTGCACTATCTCGCCTTCGACCTCTTCGTCGGCGCCTGGATCGTGCGGACCGCGCGGTCGGAGGCCGTGCCGTTCTGGATGGTCCTGCCCTGCCTGCCGGCCACGTTCCTGTTCGGACCCGCCGGCTACCTCGCCTTCGCCATGATCCGCTACGCACGCGCCGGCGCGACGCCCGCCGCGGCCTGA
- a CDS encoding sigma-54-dependent transcriptional regulator yields the protein MSQPILIVDDDPVQRRLLEAAVTRTGRAVVTADGGRTAIEKLAAAPDGFALVVLDLVMPETDGLAVLRTMREQGVTIPVIVQTAQAGIDTVVAAMRAGAFDFVVKPVSPERLQAAIANAIKVETHETASRRSRPAAPATLAIRDLVTRSPSMDRVIRLAQKAAASNIPILIEGESGVGKEVIARAIQGSGPRRGKPFVTVNCGAIPDNLVESILFGHEKGSFTGATDKHQGKFLEANNGTLFLDEIGDLPLDVQVKLLRAVQQGEVDPVGGRAPVKVDIRLISATHRDLLQRVRDGLFREDLFYRLNVFPIFVPPLRDRREDIADLVRHFIGTIGAAETGGRISGISGEAMAILKSYDWPGNIRQLENAIFRAVVLCEGATLTSEDFPQIRAQVGHVEPGNETGFHVEDAGAPVGARDDASLPRSDGIEALRSPAGVLDALDERGNVRSLADVELAMIQFAIDHYEGQMSEVARRLGIGRSTLYRKLKEYGIDPDAGRADRIAS from the coding sequence ATGTCGCAGCCGATCCTCATCGTCGACGACGATCCCGTGCAGCGCCGTCTCCTCGAGGCGGCCGTGACGCGGACGGGGCGTGCCGTGGTGACGGCCGACGGCGGACGCACCGCGATCGAGAAGCTCGCCGCAGCGCCGGACGGTTTCGCCCTCGTGGTCCTCGACCTCGTCATGCCGGAGACCGACGGGCTTGCCGTGCTCCGGACGATGCGTGAACAGGGCGTGACGATCCCGGTCATCGTCCAGACGGCGCAGGCCGGCATCGATACCGTCGTGGCGGCGATGCGAGCCGGCGCCTTCGACTTCGTGGTCAAGCCGGTTTCGCCCGAGCGGCTGCAGGCGGCGATCGCCAACGCCATCAAGGTCGAGACGCACGAGACGGCGAGCCGCCGTTCGCGCCCGGCTGCGCCGGCCACGCTGGCGATCCGGGATCTGGTGACGCGCAGTCCGTCCATGGACCGCGTGATCCGGCTGGCCCAGAAAGCGGCGGCGTCCAACATCCCGATCCTCATCGAGGGCGAATCGGGCGTCGGCAAGGAAGTCATCGCCCGGGCCATCCAGGGGTCGGGACCGCGCCGCGGCAAGCCGTTCGTCACGGTCAACTGCGGCGCCATTCCGGACAATCTCGTCGAAAGCATCCTGTTCGGGCACGAGAAGGGCTCCTTCACCGGCGCGACGGACAAGCACCAGGGCAAGTTCCTCGAGGCCAACAACGGGACGCTGTTCCTCGACGAGATCGGCGATCTCCCGCTCGACGTGCAGGTGAAACTGCTGCGGGCCGTGCAGCAGGGAGAGGTCGATCCGGTCGGCGGCCGCGCGCCGGTCAAGGTCGACATCCGCCTGATCTCGGCCACGCACCGGGACCTGCTCCAGCGCGTCCGCGACGGATTGTTCCGGGAGGACCTGTTCTACCGGCTCAACGTCTTCCCGATCTTCGTGCCGCCGCTGCGCGACCGGCGCGAGGACATCGCCGATCTCGTGCGCCATTTCATCGGCACCATCGGAGCCGCGGAGACCGGCGGACGCATCTCGGGCATCTCCGGCGAGGCGATGGCCATCCTCAAGAGCTACGACTGGCCGGGCAACATCCGCCAGCTCGAAAACGCCATCTTCCGCGCCGTGGTGCTGTGCGAGGGCGCAACGCTGACCTCGGAGGACTTTCCGCAGATCCGGGCCCAGGTCGGCCATGTCGAGCCGGGCAACGAGACCGGGTTCCACGTCGAGGATGCCGGCGCGCCGGTCGGCGCGCGCGACGATGCGTCGTTGCCGCGCAGCGACGGCATCGAGGCGTTGCGCAGTCCGGCCGGGGTCCTCGATGCGCTCGACGAGCGCGGCAACGTCCGGTCACTCGCCGACGTCGAACTCGCCATGATCCAGTTCGCGATCGACCACTATGAAGGCCAGATGAGCGAGGTCGCCCGGCGGCTCGGGATCGGCCGCTCGACCCTCTACCGCAAGCTCAAGGAGTACGGCATCGATCCCGATGCCGGCCGCGCCGACCGAATCGCCTCCTGA
- a CDS encoding SLC13 family permease codes for MSFLIAGYEGYAALVLLGLLLGAFIVEKYPPEVTAAAGAAVFLLLGLTTPDQAMAAFSNPAPITIAAMFVLSGALVRTGVLESLAGTLIDKASRRPAIAVAVLLLGTVVASAFMNNTPVVLILIPIGFRLARAVGIASTRLLIPISYAAILGGTCTLIGTSTNILVDGVARASGLAPFSIFEITPVGVVAALTGTLVMVVLGRYLLPDRRDESSAVSNSETEFLSEVTVRAEGRYTQSKIGQLSDFKRSGLRILGLRSGNEIVRDNLQERVMKKGDSLIIVASTSELLTLNEKTGLRVGMRRGQERSGETVVVEAVVAPHRSTAGERIMDLTLGRRYGVRVLGAHRHRHIPGSDLESVKLRPADKLLLEGPPDNFDALTEDADLISVSRPSGRPYRRGKAPLALVALMAVVVLSALGVMDIGILAMLAVAGILVLRCIDSDEAWGSIDGSILVLIFSMLIIGAGLERSGGVTLIVNALAPALGDLPPFATLVAIYVLCSVLTELVTNNAVAVLVAPIAIGLATHLGADPRPFLIAVMMGASASFATPIGYQTNTLVYGAGNYRFSDFLKIGVPMNLIVGVAVCSALYLFYDF; via the coding sequence ATGAGTTTCCTGATCGCGGGATATGAAGGCTATGCGGCGCTGGTCCTCCTCGGACTGCTGCTCGGCGCGTTCATCGTCGAGAAGTATCCGCCGGAAGTCACCGCCGCGGCAGGTGCCGCCGTGTTCCTGCTGCTCGGCCTGACCACGCCCGACCAGGCGATGGCGGCCTTCTCCAACCCGGCTCCGATCACGATCGCGGCGATGTTCGTCCTGTCGGGCGCGCTGGTGCGGACCGGGGTGCTCGAAAGCCTCGCCGGGACGCTGATCGACAAGGCGTCGCGCCGTCCCGCCATCGCCGTGGCCGTGCTGCTCCTCGGCACCGTGGTGGCCTCCGCCTTCATGAACAACACGCCGGTCGTGCTCATCCTGATCCCGATCGGCTTTCGCCTGGCACGCGCGGTCGGCATCGCCTCGACCCGGCTGCTGATCCCGATCTCCTACGCCGCCATCCTCGGCGGCACCTGCACGCTGATCGGAACCTCGACCAACATCCTCGTCGACGGCGTGGCACGCGCAAGCGGTCTGGCGCCCTTCTCGATCTTCGAAATCACGCCCGTCGGGGTCGTGGCGGCGCTGACGGGCACGCTGGTCATGGTCGTCCTCGGCCGCTATCTGCTGCCCGACCGCCGCGACGAGAGCAGCGCCGTCTCGAATTCGGAGACCGAGTTCCTTTCCGAAGTGACGGTGCGTGCCGAGGGCCGCTATACCCAGAGCAAGATCGGCCAGCTGTCGGACTTCAAGCGCTCCGGCCTGCGCATCCTCGGGTTGCGGAGCGGCAACGAGATCGTCCGCGACAATCTCCAGGAGCGGGTGATGAAGAAGGGCGATTCGCTCATCATCGTCGCCAGCACCTCGGAACTGCTGACGCTCAACGAGAAGACCGGGTTGCGCGTCGGCATGCGGCGCGGTCAGGAACGCAGCGGCGAGACGGTGGTGGTGGAGGCGGTCGTGGCGCCGCATCGCTCCACCGCGGGCGAGCGCATCATGGATCTGACGCTCGGCCGCCGCTACGGCGTGCGCGTGCTCGGCGCCCACCGCCACCGCCATATTCCCGGCTCGGATCTCGAGAGCGTCAAGCTTCGACCTGCCGACAAGCTGCTGCTCGAAGGGCCGCCGGACAATTTCGACGCGCTGACGGAGGACGCCGACCTGATCTCGGTCTCGCGTCCCAGCGGCCGGCCCTATCGCCGCGGCAAGGCTCCGCTGGCACTCGTGGCGCTGATGGCCGTGGTCGTCCTCTCGGCGCTCGGCGTCATGGACATCGGCATTCTGGCCATGCTCGCGGTCGCAGGCATTCTCGTGCTGCGCTGCATCGACAGCGACGAAGCCTGGGGCTCGATCGACGGATCCATCCTCGTCCTGATCTTCTCGATGCTGATCATCGGCGCCGGGCTCGAACGCTCGGGCGGCGTCACCCTCATCGTCAACGCGCTGGCACCTGCGCTGGGAGATCTGCCGCCATTCGCGACCCTCGTCGCCATCTACGTCCTGTGCTCTGTCCTCACCGAACTCGTGACCAACAACGCAGTCGCGGTGCTGGTCGCGCCGATCGCCATCGGCCTCGCCACACATCTCGGTGCCGACCCGAGGCCGTTCCTGATCGCCGTCATGATGGGCGCGAGCGCGAGTTTCGCGACGCCGATCGGATACCAGACCAACACGCTGGTCTACGGCGCCGGCAACTACCGGTTCTCGGACTTCCTGAAGATCGGCGTCCCGATGAACCTCATCGTCGGCGTCGCCGTCTGCAGCGCCCTCTATCTCTTCTACGACTTCTGA
- a CDS encoding tellurite resistance TerB family protein: protein MFDPKKLLDDLLGSQVPGMGGTVRDKAGQATQLAKDNPLAAGALAAILLGTGTGRAIGGSALKLGGLAAVAGLAYKAYQNYQAGQPPTGSVPTQPELLPPPASTGFDPAEAPQGEAEFTLVLVRAMIAAARADGHVDDAERARIADRLRLSGMDEEAEAYLIDELRKPVDLDAIVGAAVTEAQRVEVYTASRLAIEPETRAERGYLDMLAGRLKLPDALVDHIEATVSEVKVPIATGAQAAPAPKSPW from the coding sequence ATGTTCGATCCCAAGAAGCTGCTCGACGACCTGCTCGGCTCCCAGGTGCCGGGGATGGGCGGCACCGTTCGCGACAAGGCGGGTCAGGCGACGCAGCTCGCCAAGGACAATCCGCTCGCTGCCGGTGCGCTGGCCGCGATCCTGCTCGGAACCGGAACGGGGCGGGCCATCGGCGGGTCGGCCCTGAAGCTCGGAGGCCTCGCCGCCGTCGCCGGACTGGCCTACAAGGCCTATCAGAACTATCAGGCCGGCCAGCCGCCCACCGGTTCCGTACCCACCCAGCCGGAACTGCTGCCGCCGCCGGCCTCGACCGGCTTCGATCCGGCGGAGGCGCCGCAGGGCGAGGCGGAGTTCACCCTCGTCCTGGTGCGGGCGATGATTGCCGCCGCCCGGGCGGACGGCCACGTCGACGACGCCGAGCGGGCGCGCATCGCCGACCGGCTCAGGCTTTCCGGCATGGATGAAGAAGCCGAGGCCTATCTCATCGACGAGCTGCGGAAGCCCGTCGACCTCGATGCGATCGTCGGTGCGGCCGTCACCGAGGCCCAGCGGGTCGAAGTCTACACTGCCTCGCGACTGGCGATCGAACCCGAGACGCGGGCCGAGCGCGGCTATCTCGACATGCTGGCCGGACGGCTGAAGTTGCCGGATGCGCTGGTCGATCACATCGAAGCGACCGTGTCGGAGGTGAAGGTGCCGATCGCCACCGGCGCTCAGGCCGCACCGGCTCCGAAATCGCCCTGGTGA
- a CDS encoding rhodanese-related sulfurtransferase, with protein MAMSAASTPTGYRIAALYRFQRLDEPGAFRDRLLAFCASRGIRGTLLLAREGINGTVAGEWRAIDELVSYVGEQLGIRGLEIKYSLSETMPFHRLKVRLKREIVTMGVEDVDPLTGVGSYVEPRDWNRLIDDPDTIVIDTRNDYETAIGSFEGAVDPETKSFRAFPDWVERNAHLLEGRRVAMFCTGGIRCEKATAYLKSRGFDDVHHLKGGILRYLEEVPPEDSRWTGECFVFDERVSVGHGLVEGEAELCRACRRPLTAADRASPLFSVGVSCPHCHDRRSEEDRARYAERQRQVALAERRGEGPHLGQRPLDADQAARSQRR; from the coding sequence ATCGCCATGTCCGCTGCTTCGACACCGACCGGATACCGGATCGCCGCGCTCTACCGCTTCCAGCGTCTCGACGAGCCCGGTGCGTTTCGCGACCGGCTCCTCGCCTTCTGCGCGTCGCGTGGCATCCGCGGGACGCTGCTTCTGGCACGCGAAGGCATCAACGGCACCGTGGCCGGGGAATGGAGGGCCATCGACGAACTGGTGTCCTACGTCGGAGAGCAACTCGGAATCCGCGGACTGGAGATCAAGTACAGCCTGTCCGAAACGATGCCCTTCCATCGTCTCAAGGTCCGGCTCAAGCGCGAGATCGTGACCATGGGCGTCGAGGACGTCGACCCGCTCACCGGCGTCGGTTCCTATGTCGAGCCGCGCGACTGGAACCGGCTGATCGACGACCCTGACACGATCGTCATCGACACCCGCAACGATTACGAGACAGCGATCGGCAGCTTCGAAGGGGCGGTGGATCCGGAAACGAAGAGCTTCCGGGCGTTCCCCGACTGGGTGGAGCGCAACGCCCACCTGCTTGAGGGCCGCCGGGTGGCGATGTTCTGCACGGGTGGCATCCGCTGCGAGAAGGCAACGGCCTATCTCAAATCGCGGGGCTTCGACGACGTGCACCATCTCAAGGGGGGCATCCTGCGCTATCTCGAGGAGGTTCCGCCGGAAGACAGCCGGTGGACGGGCGAGTGCTTCGTCTTCGACGAGCGCGTCTCGGTGGGACATGGACTGGTCGAGGGCGAGGCCGAACTCTGCCGGGCCTGCCGCCGACCGCTAACCGCCGCGGATCGCGCCTCGCCTTTGTTTTCCGTCGGCGTCTCCTGCCCGCACTGCCACGACAGGCGCAGCGAAGAAGACCGCGCCCGCTATGCCGAGCGGCAGCGGCAGGTGGCGCTGGCCGAGCGGCGCGGCGAGGGGCCGCATCTCGGGCAAAGGCCGCTTGACGCGGATCAAGCGGCACGGTCGCAACGTCGCTAG
- a CDS encoding 2-dehydro-3-deoxy-phosphogluconate aldolase, producing MPQKADKLLPIMTGQPVIPVLKIARVADAVPLARALARGGLPAIEITLRTRDALDAIRLAAAEVPEAVVGAGTILSARQFDQAVDAGARFIVSPGTTQELLDSARGSDVPLLPGAITPSEIMAAAEEGYSLLKFFPAEQAGGAAFLKALSSPLAGIRFCPTGGITAANAASYLALSNVLCVGGSWVAPDELVDAGDWDGVEELARKAVTAARAGQS from the coding sequence ATGCCGCAGAAAGCCGACAAGCTGCTTCCGATCATGACCGGCCAGCCGGTGATCCCCGTCCTGAAGATCGCGCGCGTGGCGGATGCAGTGCCGCTGGCGCGGGCGCTGGCGAGAGGCGGCCTGCCGGCCATCGAGATCACGCTGCGCACGCGCGACGCGCTCGACGCCATCCGGCTCGCCGCGGCAGAGGTACCCGAGGCGGTGGTCGGCGCCGGCACCATCCTCTCGGCGCGGCAGTTCGACCAGGCCGTCGACGCCGGGGCGCGTTTCATCGTCAGCCCCGGCACGACTCAGGAGCTGCTCGACTCCGCCCGCGGCTCCGACGTCCCGCTGCTGCCGGGCGCCATCACGCCGAGCGAGATCATGGCTGCCGCAGAGGAAGGATATTCGCTGCTGAAGTTCTTCCCGGCCGAACAGGCCGGAGGCGCCGCCTTCCTGAAGGCGCTGTCATCGCCGCTGGCAGGTATCCGCTTCTGCCCGACCGGCGGCATCACGGCTGCCAATGCGGCGTCCTACCTCGCGCTGTCGAACGTTCTCTGCGTCGGCGGGTCGTGGGTTGCGCCCGATGAACTCGTCGATGCGGGCGACTGGGACGGTGTCGAGGAACTCGCACGCAAGGCCGTCACCGCCGCCCGCGCCGGTCAGTCCTGA
- a CDS encoding TetR/AcrR family transcriptional regulator has translation MEEKRKTGRPPYHHGDLRHALLEAAEKELADKGIEGFTLRGCAKRAGVSHAAPAHHFRDANGLLTALAALGFERFLSCQKARQAGAPQDPRSQLVASGLGYIDFALANPALFRLMFASGRADFASVDLARNADAAFDYLVKGVETIRGRDPYRDAAGMLEVMATWGLTHGLADLMLSGRMKPLLAMPVAARDAALSEIIGRAFPERPDDR, from the coding sequence TTGGAAGAGAAGCGAAAGACCGGACGGCCGCCCTATCATCATGGCGACCTGCGCCATGCCCTTCTCGAAGCAGCCGAGAAGGAACTGGCCGACAAGGGCATCGAGGGTTTCACGCTCCGCGGCTGCGCCAAGCGGGCCGGCGTGTCGCACGCGGCGCCGGCACACCACTTCCGGGATGCCAACGGTCTTCTCACCGCGCTTGCGGCGCTCGGCTTCGAACGCTTCCTGTCCTGCCAGAAGGCGCGGCAGGCCGGCGCTCCGCAGGACCCCCGCTCCCAGCTCGTCGCCTCGGGCCTCGGCTACATCGACTTCGCGCTCGCCAATCCCGCGCTCTTCCGACTGATGTTCGCTTCCGGGCGTGCCGATTTCGCCAGCGTCGATCTTGCCCGCAACGCCGATGCTGCCTTCGACTATCTGGTGAAGGGCGTCGAGACGATCCGGGGCCGCGACCCCTATCGCGACGCTGCCGGAATGCTGGAGGTGATGGCGACCTGGGGGCTGACGCACGGCCTCGCGGACCTGATGCTGTCGGGCCGCATGAAGCCGCTGCTGGCGATGCCGGTGGCGGCGCGCGACGCTGCCTTGTCCGAGATCATCGGCCGCGCCTTCCCGGAGCGGCCAGACGACCGCTGA
- a CDS encoding N-acetylmuramidase domain-containing protein has protein sequence MAIAYLLGAVEASLAIEGSTGRRSSASNHLREICPRLRPPPDNACVKTGSGLNMFDRVVIAAIEKVAAEAGLEAAALLAVAEVESGGHAYAVIAGRPEPVIRFEGHYFDRRLSGAARERARALGLSSPRAGVVANPRSQAARWALVERAAAIDRQAAWESVSWGLGQVMGAHWAWLGYASVDAMVAEARDGIEGQARQMRRFIDKAGLDDALRRRDWVAFARGYNGPAYRRNAYHTRLAAAHERHAGNAAGSVPAGDGRSPDTHRRGDEGQAVRDLQRRLDALGHPVGCDGRFGAATEAAVKSFQRRSGLAPDGIAGPATLAAIAAAEADLREASLWRRIVTAIDDWLRRD, from the coding sequence ATGGCGATCGCCTATCTCCTCGGTGCGGTCGAGGCAAGTCTCGCGATCGAAGGTTCGACCGGACGGCGATCGAGCGCCTCCAACCACTTACGCGAAATCTGTCCACGCCTTCGTCCGCCGCCCGACAATGCCTGCGTCAAAACAGGGAGTGGACTGAACATGTTCGACCGGGTCGTCATCGCCGCCATCGAGAAAGTCGCCGCCGAGGCCGGGCTCGAGGCGGCCGCCCTCCTGGCAGTCGCCGAGGTCGAAAGCGGAGGCCACGCCTATGCCGTGATCGCGGGCCGGCCCGAGCCGGTGATCCGCTTCGAGGGCCACTACTTCGACCGCAGGCTCTCCGGTGCGGCGCGGGAACGGGCCCGCGCCCTGGGCCTTTCCTCGCCCCGCGCCGGGGTCGTCGCCAATCCTCGCAGCCAGGCGGCGCGCTGGGCGCTCGTCGAGCGTGCGGCCGCAATCGACCGCCAGGCGGCATGGGAATCGGTGTCGTGGGGGCTGGGCCAGGTGATGGGCGCTCACTGGGCATGGCTCGGTTATGCCAGCGTCGACGCGATGGTTGCCGAAGCACGCGACGGCATCGAGGGGCAGGCCCGGCAGATGCGTCGCTTCATCGACAAGGCGGGGCTGGACGATGCCCTGCGCCGTCGAGACTGGGTCGCCTTCGCCCGCGGCTACAACGGCCCCGCCTACCGCCGCAACGCCTACCACACCCGCCTTGCAGCCGCCCACGAGCGCCACGCGGGCAACGCGGCGGGGAGCGTCCCGGCAGGAGACGGCAGATCGCCCGACACCCACAGGCGCGGCGACGAAGGCCAGGCCGTGCGGGACCTGCAGCGGCGTCTGGACGCACTCGGCCATCCTGTCGGATGCGACGGCCGCTTCGGCGCGGCGACGGAGGCGGCGGTGAAATCCTTCCAGCGACGGTCCGGCCTCGCGCCGGACGGGATCGCGGGTCCGGCGACGCTGGCGGCCATCGCCGCCGCGGAGGCTGACTTACGGGAGGCATCTCTCTGGCGCCGGATCGTCACGGCGATCGACGACTGGCTCCGGCGGGACTGA
- a CDS encoding SDR family oxidoreductase, which yields MDNGKVAIVTGAGSGIGKAAATALVRNGWNTVFTGRRMDRLEAAIAGIGTAGGKARAIACDVSDPVQVDALFDGAAAEFGRIDLLFNNAGMGFKSTLIDEIPVEVWTDMVAANLTGSFLCARAAFRHMRSQSPQGGRIINNGSISAHAPRPGSVPYTTTKHAITGLTKTLALDGRPFGIACGQIDIGNALTEMAAPMTKGVPQANGEMAVEAVMDVRHVAEAVVHMAGLPLDANILFMTVMATNMPFVGRG from the coding sequence ATGGACAACGGCAAGGTCGCCATCGTCACGGGCGCGGGAAGCGGAATCGGCAAGGCCGCCGCCACCGCACTGGTCAGGAACGGCTGGAACACGGTCTTCACCGGCCGCCGCATGGACCGTCTGGAGGCTGCCATCGCCGGTATCGGCACGGCCGGAGGCAAGGCCAGGGCCATCGCCTGCGACGTCTCCGACCCGGTTCAGGTGGACGCCCTGTTCGACGGGGCCGCCGCGGAGTTCGGGCGCATCGACCTGCTCTTCAACAATGCCGGCATGGGCTTCAAGTCGACGCTGATCGACGAGATCCCTGTCGAGGTCTGGACGGACATGGTCGCCGCCAACCTCACCGGCTCGTTCCTGTGCGCCCGTGCGGCCTTCCGGCACATGCGTTCGCAGTCCCCGCAGGGCGGCCGCATCATCAACAACGGCTCGATCTCGGCGCACGCGCCCCGGCCCGGCTCGGTTCCCTACACGACGACCAAGCACGCCATCACCGGGCTGACGAAGACGCTCGCCCTCGACGGACGGCCCTTCGGCATCGCCTGCGGTCAGATCGACATCGGCAACGCGCTGACGGAGATGGCCGCACCGATGACGAAGGGTGTCCCGCAGGCCAATGGCGAGATGGCGGTCGAGGCGGTCATGGACGTACGCCACGTGGCCGAGGCGGTCGTCCACATGGCGGGCCTGCCGCTGGACGCCAACATCCTGTTCATGACGGTGATGGCGACGAACATGCCGTTCGTCGGGCGCGGTTGA
- a CDS encoding DUF882 domain-containing protein has translation MSARPAIALAAVALALATLFAAGSAHAETRTLKLYYIHTKERAEITYKKDGRYVQSGLNQLNRFLRDWRRNEPTKMDPRLFDLVWEAYQRVGGRDYIHVVSAYRSPATNSMLRSRSNGVAKNSQHTLGRAMDFYIPGVKLAKLREAGLKMGGGGVGYYPTSGAPFVHLDVGSVRHWPRMSRKELVSVFPNGGTLHVPSDGKPLPNYEQALAAYKSKGRTGPTINVASGGSGEGRGRGLLATLFGGGADEEEESGSEFQRLASVSPRDAGAAPTARRSEPAAAVRRTEPGAPEPSAPLPGVAAAGSAVEIPQTAPIPAAEPEPVQDDSPAAVIAALSARSVPVPAFAPRAAPPAAAAAVAAVAKPAEGVTVASLVPVPTLRPQAAADVPPAAAEPAVQTAAATPEAGVAAVPTPAQPAVMVGQSDIQLAAFAPVPELRPATGPIAELIAAMPPVQQPLDAERDLAAVETGASQRSAILAAAGKVVPEKAIATNVRTTAKAARPGPQDGKADPRPVVIPVDDIAAQWALEKAGRLQRAIASAKEPSLAHKAIRTAPTQVYTSGFAPVAKEPDPSRFSGNAVTFLSVARFDATN, from the coding sequence ATGTCCGCGCGCCCCGCAATCGCCCTCGCCGCCGTCGCCCTGGCGCTCGCGACCCTGTTCGCAGCCGGCAGCGCCCATGCCGAGACCCGCACGCTCAAGCTCTACTACATCCACACCAAGGAGCGTGCCGAGATCACCTACAAGAAGGACGGACGCTACGTGCAGTCCGGCCTCAACCAGCTCAACCGCTTCCTGCGTGACTGGCGACGCAACGAGCCGACCAAGATGGACCCGCGGCTGTTCGACCTCGTCTGGGAGGCCTACCAGCGCGTCGGCGGACGGGACTACATCCATGTCGTGTCGGCCTATCGGTCTCCGGCCACCAACTCCATGCTGCGCAGCCGCAGCAACGGCGTCGCCAAGAACAGCCAGCACACGCTCGGCCGTGCGATGGATTTCTACATCCCGGGCGTCAAGCTGGCGAAGCTTCGCGAGGCGGGCCTTAAGATGGGCGGTGGCGGCGTCGGGTACTACCCGACCTCCGGCGCACCCTTCGTCCATCTGGACGTCGGCAGCGTCCGCCACTGGCCGCGTATGAGCCGCAAGGAACTCGTCTCCGTCTTCCCCAATGGCGGCACGCTGCACGTGCCGTCCGACGGCAAGCCGCTGCCGAATTACGAGCAGGCGCTGGCGGCCTACAAGTCCAAGGGCCGCACCGGCCCCACCATCAACGTGGCCAGCGGCGGCTCCGGCGAGGGCCGTGGCCGCGGCCTCCTTGCCACGCTGTTCGGCGGCGGCGCGGACGAGGAAGAAGAGAGCGGGTCCGAGTTCCAGCGCCTGGCTTCGGTCAGCCCGCGCGATGCCGGGGCTGCTCCGACCGCGCGCCGCAGCGAGCCTGCTGCCGCCGTCCGCCGCACGGAGCCCGGCGCTCCGGAACCGTCCGCACCGCTTCCGGGCGTCGCCGCAGCCGGATCGGCCGTCGAAATCCCGCAGACTGCGCCGATCCCCGCCGCCGAGCCTGAGCCCGTGCAGGACGATTCGCCGGCAGCCGTCATTGCCGCTCTCTCGGCGCGGAGTGTCCCGGTTCCGGCTTTCGCACCCCGCGCGGCGCCTCCCGCCGCGGCCGCTGCGGTCGCCGCCGTCGCGAAGCCGGCCGAGGGCGTCACCGTGGCCTCGCTCGTGCCCGTGCCCACGCTTCGTCCGCAGGCTGCCGCGGACGTGCCGCCCGCCGCGGCCGAACCGGCCGTCCAGACTGCCGCAGCAACTCCGGAGGCCGGCGTCGCCGCTGTGCCGACACCGGCCCAGCCGGCCGTCATGGTGGGGCAATCCGACATTCAACTCGCGGCCTTCGCGCCGGTCCCCGAACTCCGCCCGGCCACCGGACCCATCGCCGAGCTCATCGCCGCCATGCCGCCGGTGCAGCAGCCGCTGGACGCCGAAAGGGACCTCGCGGCGGTGGAAACCGGTGCGTCGCAGCGGTCGGCGATCCTGGCGGCTGCCGGCAAGGTGGTACCCGAAAAGGCCATCGCCACGAACGTGCGCACGACGGCCAAGGCGGCGCGTCCCGGTCCGCAGGACGGCAAGGCCGATCCGCGTCCGGTCGTGATCCCCGTCGACGACATCGCCGCACAGTGGGCGCTGGAGAAGGCTGGTCGCCTGCAGCGGGCCATCGCCAGCGCGAAGGAACCGTCGCTCGCGCACAAGGCGATCCGCACCGCGCCGACGCAGGTCTACACCTCGGGATTCGCGCCGGTGGCGAAGGAGCCCGATCCGAGCCGCTTCTCCGGCAATGCCGTGACGTTCCTCTCCGTCGCCCGATTCGACGCGACGAACTGA